From one Microlunatus sp. Gsoil 973 genomic stretch:
- a CDS encoding nuclear transport factor 2 family protein codes for MPHLSIDDVLTRRRDLTLNRDADGLAELYAPDAVIEMPFAGPPGSPMRLTGREAIRAYTRKVVESPVRVKRYEVAACHWTDDPEVVVLEMRAEVTPNAVGHSITATSIQVLRIKDGQIVLFRDYANPRIQDELAAQQ; via the coding sequence GTGCCCCACCTGTCCATCGATGATGTTCTGACCCGCCGGCGCGACCTGACACTGAACAGAGATGCCGACGGGCTGGCTGAGCTGTACGCGCCCGACGCGGTGATAGAGATGCCGTTCGCGGGTCCGCCCGGCTCGCCGATGCGACTGACCGGAAGGGAGGCGATCCGCGCGTACACCCGGAAGGTTGTCGAGTCACCCGTTCGCGTGAAGCGCTACGAGGTGGCAGCGTGCCACTGGACCGATGACCCGGAGGTCGTGGTCCTCGAGATGCGAGCCGAGGTGACCCCGAACGCGGTGGGTCACTCCATAACCGCAACGTCGATCCAGGTCCTTCGCATCAAGGACGGGCAGATCGTCCTGTTCCGTGACTATGCCAATCCACGGATACAGGACGAACTTGCCGCTCAACAGTGA